Part of the bacterium genome, GTCTTTTCGGACCTGCTGGAGGATCCCGAAGAACTCGGCCGCGCCCTCCGGCTCATCCGCCTGAAGGGAAACGATGTCATCGTCTTTCATGTGATGGATGCGGCCGAGCTGGATTTCCCCTTCGAGGGCCTGGCGCGCATCGAGGATGTGGAGACGGATCAGAACATGACGGTCGAGTGCGAGGTGGTGCGGCCCCCGTATATGGACATTTTGGGCGCTTTCCTGGAGGAAACGCGCGAGCGCTGCCGGGCGGATGGT contains:
- a CDS encoding DUF58 domain-containing protein encodes the protein VFSDLLEDPEELGRALRLIRLKGNDVIVFHVMDAAELDFPFEGLARIEDVETDQNMTVECEVVRPPYMDILGAFLEETRERCRADGIDYVLTSTAEPLDRTLVRFLAWRAKQKV